CGGAATTGTGTAGCTATAGTTGATACTTCAATAATACTAGGAGATGCGCGGGAATTCACTTTGCCGAAGCATCATTGTTCATCACAGCTGCAACTTTACTAGTTTTAAGTTTTCTAAGAAGAAAGATACTCACGGACAGGAAATTACGCCGCAGCTTGAATTTGCTTCCAACTCTCTTGTCATGTAAGCAATTTAAGGCAGAGATTTGCGTCAACAACTCATTAACCTTGATACTGAAATGGGGCAGGGAGTTAAAGCCATTTGACTTCGAAGTAAAATTCCGGTCGGACATACATCGACAGATGATCTTGGAACATGGTGGCGCTTGAGCATATTCCAAAGGACTTGTGTAGGATGATGGATGCATATCAATACCAATATCAATGCGACTGTGGCGCTCTGAGTCGATAATCCTATCATTAGTCGAGAGAAGCATTCATTAATATGAAGCATCTGTGTGTACTAGCCTATTTAGAGTGATTTCACGTATATAGCAACAGGCATCATATGCATCCAAAGCACTCTTGATCAAGTTGAGAGTCGTTTAATACTTGTTGTATCGCCAAATCGGCCACTTCCTCCAACTTGCAGGCCTGTCTTCATATTTATCCAGAGCATCCAGGAAATATTTGAAGGCTCTTTAACCCACTTTGGAGTCTATCAAAGATAAGAGGTGTGCGACGTGGCCTGCGGAGTCGCACGAACTAAGCCTAGGAAGCTGGCGCTTACAAAACACGTGGCCGCCGCCTCGGCAAGCGGTTGCAAACCTTCGAGCATGTTCTGCCGACAGACAGGTCAAGCAACGCGCTCGGTGTTTTATTTTTGTTATTTTTTCCGCATCATTATGTCACCACAATGTTGAGTACAGATGGCTCACCTGGACTGTGAGTTGTACTTACATCTTGGGCCCGGCTCGGGTGCCTCATCTACCGGTTTGCAATCGGCATCGTGGCGGCAAGCCTCTCCCATATAGGCGCCCTCACATACATGGGCGGCTCTAGGTTCAGTAAGTACCCCAATTTGATCACTCGAGGACTGGGGAAAAGCGGACTTAATTGATCAATGTCCGCATTTTGAGTACCGCGTTATCATTATGACCGAGACTTCCCAATTCACCTTGGAAGCAAGAGGGCCTGCTTGTACATAACTATATGCATACTGTACAGAATTGGTACAGTGAACCGTTATTCTCTTCCGGCGAACCAGCTCTGTGATATTTGCATCTAGCTTTGTCTGGAAATTTACCCGCGTCGAAGTCTCAATAATGCAGTCATTTCCTTGACTCCAGGCTTCGAGTTTGGTGCTGTTTGCTATTTTATTTGGTAGGTTTTCGTGTGTGATGACTTCTATAAGGAATTCCCAAAAACATACGCTTCAGATATGGCTTAGTTGAGCTGGAGAGGTTAATgctcacccccaccttgGTTGTGGCGCGATCCTTTGAGGGTTCACACGTGCGATGGGTGATAAACGTGGAACCAGGGTCACCGACTTCAGGGTTGGGACTTGGGTgtacagaaggcaatcaaaATAATCTATCAATTCTGATATGAACAAGCTGCACTGCTGATGGCAGATCCTCAGGAATTTAGTGAGTCTAGAGGAGTCCAGAGTGAGCCTTGAACTTCAAAAAGTGATTATGCATTACTATAGAATCGTTGTATGTGTGCTATCGGGGGGGGGACGCTGACTGAATGCGTGAGTCCCGTGGGTGAGAGGTCCTAACTATGTTCAAAATACGCATCATAGGGGCGAGAAGGGTCCTGGGCTAAAAGAAATAGAATATGACGAAACAAGCATACATTCGAGATCACAAAGCGAGTGGGGTAACGATGGAAAAATACAAGAGATCAAGAGCACAAAATGATTGGGTCACGTGACAAAGCATATACCTACTATGCCTAATGCACCAATTACGAGTTTTTCGGTCTTTCCAAGAACTATTATTTTGCTCATTTGCCCTTATTGACGGATTAACTGCGCACGTGTTAAGTGTAAGGCTAATATCCTGACTTTGAACACTCGCGATGTGGAGTAATTGGTCACTCGTAGATAACGTATTTAAGTATTACGAATTTCAGAAAAGGATAGGATGGTTCAATCACGGTTGAGCTTTCGAGACCCCGGCAAGCCACCTCTTTTGTAAAACTGAATTTGTTCCCATGAGAAgcctcttccttgttcccacAGCTTTTCCCCtttgactcaccctaatacAAGGCCTAGGCTGATAGAGTTGACCGTGTTTGATCATTTATGACTTGCATAATACCCCTCATACTATGTTTATCGATATAGGAGAAATAAAATGGCGgcgtggggggggggagctCCATACCAAACAGAGGGCAGGATTGTAAATTATTCGTTGAGAGACATACACCTGCTCGTATAAGTAGACATTTGAGTTTCTAACGGCAATATCCAACCAAAGAAGTGCACATTATCAAGAGAACTCACAACTCATTAGTTTTAACCCATTACCTATGATTATTTCCACGGACGCGATCGCAATTTTTCTCAGGGAGAAAAATGGCTGAAGTACTCCAGGATACGCCTCGGCTTGTGAGGGTGCTCAGCTCAATTATCACACAGAGATGACGTGACTGAACGTGACTGAATGTGACAGCGGGACCGAACCCAACGTTTGTTTGAGAGCTAAACTGAATTACAAGCGGATCGGATCCTTTTGAGTTTGGGTTTATGGTCCACACTCCAATCAAACTTACATTGAGTAGTGGTTGAGCGATTCCGAGGCTCGATTTAGGTCGTACAACCATCAGTACCTGTGAGGTTCTATCAAGAATATCGCGCTCCGGAGTGCCATATGGTATCCTCCGATTCTGCACTAGCTCTGGAAGCTTAGGTAAAGATTATTCAGCTGACATTTAATCTCACATGGGTGCCTATTAGGCACACATAGTCTCTAAACAGTGAAATATCAGCTTACAAAGTAGCGCAGAGACTCCAGGAGTTTGGAGACAGCCAGGCGAAATTAGTGTGTATTCCCGGAGAAGTAAAGCTTTCGTAAAGTACAAGCAAAACACACCGTATCTCCGATTGGCCAAAGGAATATTTGAGAGGTTTTCTATTAAGAATTATTTTCAATCCTGGGCTTCAAAAAACAGTAATATTGCCTGTCCGTAGCCCTACCTCACTTACTCTCTCCTGTATGGTATCAGCTAAGATCCTTGAGTTACGTTACGGTGTTAGTGATTCATCCGAGGTCAAGCACTCCCTGGCATCCAACCCTTAAGGCTTGGCACCTTAAGGAGACGGTCGTACGTATGTGGCCAAAAGCCAGATCGGATCTGAATAATGGGCTCTCAAAGGGGTTGCACGGGTTAGCTACCTggcgaatatatgcacaattaAAGCCCATCACCGAATGAGCCGGAGCGGGAGTGTATGAAAAAATAGGATTCAATGACATCCCTTTATCGGGTATAGTTGGTCGGCCGTTGACTGATGTAAAAGATAGGCTATGTCGACATGGTGCGGAGCACGTATAGAAAGCAGTGCCTATATAAGCCCCGCTACATATAGGCCTTACACCTCTTATTAGCCCCCTTCAGCTACTTCACGGAAACTTTCATTATCCACTATGGCGCCATCTCGCAACCTCCTGTATGTTGCACTAATTTCCCTGTCAACTGCCTTACTTGTCGACCAGTACCATCGTCGACGAAAAACACGCCTTCGTCTTCCGCCCTCCCCTCCATCCATTCCATTCTTTGGTAGCTTGTTTTCAGTCCCTCCAGGCCCCGAGTATCTATCATTCAAGAAACTTGGGGAGGACTTGAACTGTGAGTTGTTTCAAAATATTTCTGGGTGCATATATGAACCACGTGCATGCTAAATACAGCGGATATAATTTACCTCCCAATGTTTGGGCGCCAGTTTATCATTCTGAACTCTGCCGAGGCTGTTAACGAACTTCTAGAAAAGCGCTCTGCAAAATACTCTGATCGATCGCCTGCACCCATGATGTCCGACCCACGATTGTAAGCTAAGAATACGTGCCTCAATCCACATCTATTAACTAGTGATCATTGTAGAATGGGCTGGTCAACAAACGCTGGTATGATCGGCTACAATGATCTGTGGCGGCACTATCGTCGGTTATTCAATAACTGGTTTAATACGCGCGCTGTTCCTCAATTTCATCAGACGCAAGAAAGCCAAGCTCGTTCTCTCCTTCGTCGCTTGCTCGGGCTCTCGACAGAAGAACATCCTTTTCCTCAAATGAGGCACGAGTTCTTTTTGTAAGTTTAATAGTCTAGCTAAACCAGACTCGTATTCGTGTGTTTGATCTTGCGTTTATAGCACATTGGCGTCCACTATGTTCCAAGTCGGCTATGGGTATCAATTGAAAGGGCTCGATGACCCATTTTTTGAAAATGCCCGCCAAACTATTCATAATTTCACAGAAGCCGCTATGTTTACTAGTAAGTTCAAAGATAACGATTTTATATGGACCCCGGGTAGACTTCCGACTAATGTGCACATGTTATTGTTTCCAGACTTCTTTGTGAACATATTCCCGATGATGATCCATATTCCGGACTGGTTCCCCGGCACAGGTTGGAAGCGTACTGGACATGAGTGGAGGAGGATTAAAGAAAAGGCTatggaagaaccatttcaatGGACAAAAGCGCAAGTTGTAAGCTTAACGCGTGTACCAAACTCTTGTGTATCGCTGAACCTATGGTCATACATAGGCCGCTGGAACAGCCGAGCATTCGATTATCGGCTCTCTATTGCAAGAGCATAAACTGGTCTCCCACCTGAGTGAAGAAGAGAGGGACCATCGACTAAAGGAGCTAGGCTTAATCATGTATTCTGGTGAGCCCTCAAAAACTCTAGGGAAATTGGATTTTAATCTGACTTGTAAATCAGGTGGCGTAGACACGGTAGCTAAATCCCTACTTTGTCAGGGCGTATTGATTGACAAACAGGATTTCTTCTGGCGATCAGACATCAAACTTGCTTATTGGATTTGTCGCTGCAATGGTCATGAACCCAGAGGTTCAGATCAAGGCCCAACAAGAGATTGACACCGTACTGGGTGTAGCTGTACTTCCTACTGTGCAAGATGTCGAAAGGCTGCCCTATTTAATGAATCTGGTCAAGGAGCTTAAGCGATGGTACCCTGTGGTTCCGACTGGTAAGTTGATCTGAACAGCTTACAAAGTTGCATCCGGGTTATTGATGGGACTAACCTTTACTAATAGCTCTTCCACATACGTGCTATGTTGATGACAATTATAGAGGATACGACATAAAAAAAGGGTCAATTATGTGAGTCCGATTCTGCTGAGAAACGTCGGGAATGCCGTTGCTGAATATGGCTGTTCGGACATAAGTATAGGAAATGTTTGGTAAGCCCCCGTCTCTTGTAGTGAAACACTCTTCTCATGAAAAACCAGGGCAATCACCCGAGACGAAAGACATTACAAGAACCCGAGGTGTTTAACCCCGACCGTTTTCTGGACCCCAACTTACCCCTCGCACCTGTGTTTGGGTGGGGACGACGGTGAGTTATTCAAACATTAGAGATAGACGTATGTGCACAAAACTCACAAGCAACCACCCACCCATGACCCGTCAGAAAATGTCCTGGAATTAATCTAGGGGATGGCTCGCTATCGGTTGCCATTGCTTCTCTTGTGGCGACATATACATTCTCCAAGAAACGTAATCCAGACGGAAGCGAAATCACTCCTATTATCGAGTCGGATACTAATACAACGGCACTGTAAGTAGTTTGTGTACATAGGGCTGATAATGAAGCTAAAAAACAATCGCGTTTGTAGTGAACTGAAACCTTTCGAGTTCCACCTTGAACCTCGCTCCGAGAAGCATAGGCAACTGATTCTAGCCGGTCCAGAGTAGTAACGCTTAAGATCTTAGATCAATAGAGATACTGGAGAGCCTGAATCGCACCACAGGGAGATTCAGGCATAGCATGGCGGGAAATGAATCAGAATGGTCCTCCATGCAGATGTAGAATAAAGCATGTACGGGTCAAAATGCGATGTTTAAACTCAGCAAAGCACAACGAATAAAATCCGTCGATCTGAAAGAGACCAACCAATAGAACTAGGAAATGGCAAATGGCAAACGTAGCCGGGACCGGGGTACATTATGTGTGCATATAGTTACATTATGCTCATGATAAATGTGTCATCAATCCTTTGGTTCCCATTTTTGGTCATATTCTTTTTCCGAGGAGTAACCTCACAAGTTCGATGAGAGGTCAAGGGACCCCTGAGTGAATTACTATGTAGTATGGGGATGCGCCATTGCAGTATCCTTTTACCTCTGTAAATTTACCGAATGAAGATGACCCTGGCTGACGCCTTGTTAAAATGAGCGCTGCTGAGCTATTTTGAAGAGCGCACTTTGAGTATGAGGTCACAGCTTTATATTGTGAATAGCCGTCGGGCCCATACTGACCCCCGGAATGGATGGAATTGAAATTTGTAAATAAAGCATCGACTTGGCCGTTCAATACATAAGGTAGTCTCTACTTCTTCAGTTTTTCGACGAGTTCTGGTACGGCCTCGTACAGGTCTGCCACATATCCAAGGTCCGCCACTTGGTGAATCGGCGCATCAGGATCCTGCGATGGCATTAGTCCATGTATATTAAAGACTGAAGAGGCGACCTCAGGGCTCATACCTTGTTAATAGCTACAATTAGTTTTGAATCTTTCATTCCAGCCAAGTGTTGAATAGCACCACTGATGCCTACAGCAATATACAATTCAGGAGCGACGACCTTGCCGGTTTGTCCAACCTAACGCCATATCAAATTAATATGACATAAttgcctttttccagaaaACGGCTCACCTGCAAAGAGTTGTCGACGTACCCAGCATCGACTGCCGCTCGACTTGCTCCCACCGCGGCACCGAGAACATCAGCCAACGGGTCGATGACCTTTTTGAAAGTCTCTGCATCCTTCAGAGCTCGCCCACCGGAAACGACTCGTCCAGCTACAGCGAGATCGGGGCGATCGGACTTGGCCAGTTTGGTTTCGATGTGCTCGGTTCCGGGTACAGGGTCAGTGGCCTCCAGCTTGGAAGCTTCGACGCCAGATGCGCTCTCGTTGAACTTGGCCTTGGGGAACGCGGTCGCGCGAGCTGTGAAGATTGTAGGGACACGGAACTTGGAGCACGGACGGTCGAGACTGCGTTCCCAGCATAGATCGGGCGAGTAAAAGTTGTGCCGTTATCCCCAGAGGCGACTGATGTGACGTCCGACACGGCTGGTACATTGAGCTGAGCTGCCACACGTGGAAGAAGAGACTTGGACAAGGTCGAGTGGGCAGCAGCTACGTGTGTGAAGAGTCGGAACTTAGAGATGATTGACGAGCGGCGTAAGTTGCTCGGGAAGAAGGTTTTTGTAGGTTGGTCCTGACGCAAATACGACTTGGACACGCCCTCCAGTCTAAATTACTCCCATTATTGAGATTCAACCGATTTCTGCATTTGTAAGACTCACTTCTTGGCTTGTTCGACAACCTTTTGGACATCACCATCTTCACCTCCAACAACAGGGCGTGATCTTTCCTTTTAGCTGTTGGGCAGCAGTCAAGGCGGATAATGAAGCGGCGTCGATCGTGCCATTAGTGTACTCTAGAAACAACAGGGTATTAGGTGAGCCTGCTGGTGTTGCGTAGCCTCTGAGTCTTGCAGCGGGGTACAGTGCACTTCGAAGCGGCCGAGAGAACATGATGGGGCAAGTCGTAGAAAGAACGTGGTGGGTAACTGCAAGGTCCGTGACTCCGGCACTCGGTTGTGGTAGCGTGATCAGGTGAAATTCGCGATCGACGAGGGAGCCATGGCCAATACATATTCTCTAGCAGAAATGATTATGCAGGGGCGTATGGTGTAGTGGTATCACGCCTGATTTGCAAGCATCTTGCTTGGAAAAGTTTCAGGCGGTCCAGAGTTC
This genomic interval from Rhizoctonia solani chromosome 11, complete sequence contains the following:
- a CDS encoding cytochrome P450 family protein codes for the protein MAPSRNLLYVALISLSTALLVDQYHRRRKTRLRLPPSPPSIPFFGSLFSVPPGPEYLSFKKLGEDLNSDIIYLPMFGRQFIILNSAEAVNELLEKRSAKYSDRSPAPMMSDPRLMGWSTNAGMIGYNDLWRHYRRLFNNWFNTRAVPQFHQTQESQARSLLRRLLGLSTEEHPFPQMRHEFFFTLASTMFQVGYGYQLKGLDDPFFENARQTIHNFTEAAMFTNFFVNIFPMMIHIPDWFPGTGWKRTGHEWRRIKEKAMEEPFQWTKAQVAAGTAEHSIIGSLLQEHKLVSHLSEEERDHRLKELGLIMYSGGVDTTSNLLIGFVAAMVMNPEVQIKAQQEIDTVLGVAVLPTVQDVERLPYLMNLVKELKRWYPVVPTALPHTCYVDDNYRGYDIKKGSIMKCLGNHPRRKTLQEPEVFNPDRFLDPNLPLAPVFGWGRRKCPGINLGDGSLSVAIASLVATYTFSKKRNPDGSEITPIIESDTNTTALELKPFEFHLEPRSEKHRQLILAGPE
- a CDS encoding Electron transfer flavoprotein domain, which translates into the protein MVLAWSITEVIRYSFYACNLAGSEPHFLVWLRYTTFYVLYPLGAWSENALTYSTLPNSSPLSGKWTPYDYLRGFFVLIWTPGLYVMYTYDQAASQGFGRWKARPGSQSRLEHLQSQSRPVVGGEDGDVQKVVEQAKKLEGVSKSYLRQDQPTKTFFPSNLRRSSIISKFRLFTHVAAAHSTLSKSLLPRVAAQLNVPAVSDVTSVASGDNGTTFTRPIYAGNAVSTVRAPTRATAFPKAKFNESASGVEASKLEATDPVPGTEHIETKLAKSDRPDLAVAGRVVSGGRALKDAETFKKVIDPLADVLGAAVGASRAAVDAGYVDNSLQVGQTGKVVAPELYIAVGISGAIQHLAGMKDSKLIVAINKDPDAPIHQVADLGYVADLYEAVPELVEKLKK